A window of Cyclopterus lumpus isolate fCycLum1 chromosome 14, fCycLum1.pri, whole genome shotgun sequence contains these coding sequences:
- the LOC117742543 gene encoding lysophosphatidic acid receptor 6-like, with product MELWNMTDVLAKPFSPLSNCTVDTSYRFTFYQVSYGVIFLLGLATNSLALRRLCASPGTMNSTAIYMVSLSVADLFFVISLPLRIYYYHQKAGALSSKTGDPSSWTQGAPYCHLTFILKYISLYGGIFFLVCIAVDRYFAVVHPIASTLRRLRVAQLVSGGIWCLVLGLCVSLPLLHSAATRQHQPCLLDPSSQRHRSIILVALGLVLGSFLLPTLLLLCSYCRVLSVLRKPRHRQRRSRQHTLTIIYWVLGIFLLCFVPYHINLLGYTLTHVGLLHHCGLAKVTKAVHPVVLLLASSNCCLNPLVYYFSSSLVHKEAPGSGSQ from the coding sequence ATGGAGTTGTGGAATATGACCGATGTGCTAGCCAAgcccttctctcctctgtctaACTGCACTGTGGACACCAGCTACCGCTTCACCTTCTACCAAGTGTCCTACGGTGTCATCTTCCTGCTGGGGTTGGCCACCAACAGCCTGGCTCTGCGCAGACTGTGTGCATCTCCCGGCACCATGAACAGCACAGCCATTTACATGGTCAGCCTGTCAGTTGCCGACTTGTTTTTCGTAATCTCTCTGCCCCTGAGGatctactactaccaccaaaAGGCCGGAGCTTTGTCCTCCAAGACAGGAGACCCGTCTAGTTGGACTCAGGGAGCGCCATACTGCCACCTCACCTTCATCCTCAAATACATCAGCCTGTATGGGGGAATCTTCTTCCTGGTGTGCATTGCTGTGGACCGTTACTTTGCTGTCGTGCACCCGATCGCCTCAACACTCCGCAGGCTGCGTGTTGCACAGCTGGTAAGTGGGGGGATCTGGTGCTTGGTGCTGGGGCTCTGTGTGAGTCTGCCTCTGCTGCACTCTGCAGCCACTCGCCAACACCAGCCCTGCCTGCTGGACCCGTCCTCGCAACGCCACCGCTCCATCATCCTGGTAGCCCTGGGCTTAGTCCTGGGGTCATTTCTGCTGCCCACTTTGCTGCTTCTCTGTAGCTACTGCAGAGTGCTGAGCGTGCTTCGCAAGCCGAGACACCGCCAACGCCGCAGCCGTCAGCACACTCTCACAATTATTTACTGGGTGCTAGGCATCTTTCTGCTGTGCTTCGTCCCCTATCACATCAACCTGCTGGGATACACGCTCACACATGTGGGGCTGCTGCACCATTGTGGCCTGGCCAAGGTGACCAAGGCTGTGCACCCCGTGGTGTTATTACTAGCAAGCTCCAATTGCTGCCTCAACCCACTTGTCTACTATTTCTCCAGCAGCCTGGTGCACAAGGAGGCACCCGGTAGTGGCAGCCAGTGA